From the Flavimarina sp. Hel_I_48 genome, one window contains:
- a CDS encoding acyltransferase family protein, with protein MFTYFDKKIQQVQNREQVLRKDKKKPFLQHIHYFRGFAIVNIAMIHLLFPYLGEHVALFEKARIIVELIFSDSTLYFVLIAGFLFSYLAYKIRIEDYYRVKLKTVILPYVIITFLVTLLKEWHLLTGGFSLSFFTILLKNVLLGTVLTPFWYIPFVAVVFLISPFFLMLSDQTFKKITLFAIFLPLLGTRPSIVISIWHFVYYFPVYMLGMLVARNYTEVLTLIKCYKIWLLVAVFLSSFILSFSLRLPDDSYFLQQNVYYGLFYIQKLGISFLLLYYLKRFDNRRINWLDYLAVYSFSIYFLHTIIQYPIQKIMYLAPLRPYINHAPVLYIFFVAVVILLLTLLISMALNKVLGRYSRMIIGA; from the coding sequence ATGTTTACATACTTCGACAAGAAGATACAACAAGTTCAAAATAGGGAGCAAGTTTTGAGAAAGGATAAAAAGAAACCTTTTTTACAGCACATTCACTATTTTAGAGGTTTTGCAATCGTCAATATTGCGATGATTCACCTGCTTTTCCCTTATTTAGGAGAACATGTAGCGCTATTTGAAAAAGCCCGTATAATCGTGGAATTGATTTTTTCAGACAGTACTTTGTATTTTGTGCTTATTGCAGGCTTCTTATTTTCATATCTGGCCTATAAAATAAGGATTGAGGATTATTACAGAGTCAAGCTCAAGACTGTCATACTTCCCTATGTTATTATCACTTTTTTAGTTACTTTACTAAAAGAATGGCATTTACTAACTGGAGGCTTCTCCCTGTCCTTTTTTACAATTTTATTGAAAAATGTACTGCTGGGTACGGTTTTAACCCCTTTCTGGTATATTCCTTTTGTGGCGGTTGTATTTTTAATAAGTCCGTTTTTTCTAATGCTTTCAGATCAGACTTTTAAAAAGATTACGCTATTTGCGATCTTCCTTCCGTTACTGGGGACGCGTCCTTCCATAGTAATTAGTATTTGGCACTTTGTATATTACTTTCCCGTATATATGCTGGGCATGCTGGTTGCACGAAATTATACTGAAGTCCTTACTCTGATAAAATGCTATAAAATCTGGCTTCTGGTTGCTGTTTTCTTATCAAGTTTTATCCTTAGCTTTTCACTAAGATTACCAGATGACTCCTATTTTCTGCAACAAAATGTATATTATGGTCTTTTCTATATTCAGAAGCTGGGGATATCATTTTTACTATTGTATTACCTAAAACGGTTTGATAATAGGCGGATCAATTGGCTGGATTATCTTGCCGTATACAGCTTCTCTATTTACTTTCTACATACCATTATACAGTATCCCATACAGAAGATTATGTATTTAGCACCTTTGCGGCCTTATATTAACCATGCACCCGTACTGTATATCTTTTTCGTGGCCGTGGTCATATTGCTTCTTACCTTACTTATAAGTATGGCGCTCAATAAAGTTCTGGGCCGTTATTCGCGTATGATAATAGGTGCTTAA
- a CDS encoding amidohydrolase, with the protein MADADAIEDQVIEWRRDIHEHPELSNRETETAEKIAKHLKSLGIKVETGVAKTGVVGVLKGDNPGKVVALRADIDALPVTERNDLPFKSEVNTTFLGSETGVMHACGHDTHVAILMGAAEILSMHKDKINGTIKFVFQPAEEGPPPGEEGGAKLMIKEGVLKNPDVDAIFGLHINSATPVGTIAYKPGGTMAAVERFVVNIKGKQTHGSAPWDGVDPIYIAAKIIDGFQSIISRESELTKEAAVITVGKITGGVRFNIIPESAELVGTVRTLDPDMRELIIKRMTEMAEGLAKTYGGSATVDFQNTTSITYNDLDLTAQMLPTLQQVAGDDHVKLVKATTGGEDFSFFQEEVPGFYFFLGGMTPGNTEPYPHHTPDFKIDEDGLLLGIKAMTQLPIDYLNAQ; encoded by the coding sequence ATGGCAGATGCAGATGCTATTGAAGACCAGGTAATAGAATGGCGCAGGGATATTCATGAGCATCCAGAACTAAGCAATCGCGAAACAGAGACCGCAGAAAAAATCGCAAAACATCTCAAGTCTTTGGGTATTAAAGTAGAGACCGGTGTGGCTAAAACTGGTGTCGTTGGAGTTTTAAAAGGTGACAACCCTGGCAAAGTCGTTGCGCTAAGGGCAGATATAGACGCCCTTCCGGTAACAGAACGCAATGACTTGCCGTTCAAAAGCGAGGTGAACACTACGTTTCTAGGTTCTGAAACCGGTGTGATGCACGCCTGTGGCCATGATACGCACGTAGCCATCTTAATGGGCGCTGCCGAAATTCTTTCAATGCATAAGGATAAGATAAACGGAACCATAAAGTTTGTTTTTCAGCCAGCAGAAGAAGGGCCACCTCCAGGGGAAGAAGGTGGTGCAAAGCTGATGATTAAAGAAGGTGTTCTCAAAAATCCTGATGTAGATGCGATTTTTGGACTTCATATCAATTCTGCTACCCCCGTAGGTACCATTGCCTACAAACCTGGCGGAACCATGGCGGCGGTTGAGCGTTTTGTCGTGAATATTAAAGGAAAACAGACCCATGGTTCAGCGCCTTGGGACGGTGTGGATCCTATTTATATTGCGGCAAAAATCATAGACGGTTTTCAATCTATTATAAGTCGGGAGTCAGAATTGACCAAAGAAGCTGCTGTGATAACGGTAGGAAAAATCACTGGCGGCGTACGCTTTAATATCATTCCTGAAAGTGCAGAACTGGTGGGTACCGTACGTACGCTAGATCCTGATATGAGAGAACTTATCATAAAGCGCATGACCGAAATGGCAGAAGGACTTGCCAAAACCTATGGCGGTAGTGCTACGGTAGATTTTCAGAATACCACGTCCATTACCTACAATGACCTTGATCTCACCGCACAAATGTTGCCCACGCTACAACAGGTTGCTGGTGATGACCATGTAAAACTGGTAAAAGCCACTACAGGAGGAGAAGATTTTAGCTTTTTTCAAGAAGAAGTTCCCGGTTTTTACTTCTTTTTAGGAGGTATGACCCCGGGCAATACAGAACCTTACCCTCATCATACGCCTGACTTTAAAATTGACGAAGATGGACTTTTGCTAGGCATAAAGGCTATGACCCAGTTACCAATCGATTATCTGAATGCGCAATAA
- a CDS encoding FMN-binding glutamate synthase family protein — protein MTEVLDFLQQIPWWCWLLVALALLAIRDIFFNKKHIITHNFPIVGHFRYMLESIGPELRQYIVANNREELPFNRIERGWIYASAKNENNYEGFGTDRDIYAPNYIFINNAMMAYKVEEGHPNEKDPYFLPSAKVMGAYNKRRKPFRPASIINVSAMSFGSLSAKALESLNLGCKKAHAYHNTGEGGLSPYHKMGADVIFHFGTGYFGVRDDDGNFSMEMLEKLVAENPQVKAIEIKLSQGAKPGKGGVLPASKITKEISEIRNVPMGKDVLSPPTHSAFNGIKGLLEFIEQIAEATGLPVGIKAAIGKLDQWRDLADLMVKTGKGPDFITIDGGEGGTGAAPPSFADHVALPWVYAFADMYRLFKDRHLTERIVFVGSGKLGLPAQASMAFAMGVDVINVAREAMLSVGCIQAKVCHNNTCPSGVATQNKWLQAGINVEDKSVRAHFYFKNFRKELLEITHACGYEHPCQMTMEDVDFSLGDKNLTQTLASSFGYHKIKVPFTNMKTLQECEFLGGHYNTKREMVKTQIAEKEEEVRY, from the coding sequence ATGACTGAAGTTCTCGATTTTCTCCAACAAATACCCTGGTGGTGTTGGTTGTTGGTTGCATTGGCACTACTCGCCATACGCGATATTTTTTTCAACAAAAAACATATAATCACTCATAATTTTCCAATTGTAGGGCATTTTAGGTACATGCTTGAAAGTATAGGACCAGAATTGCGCCAGTATATTGTGGCAAACAATAGAGAAGAACTTCCCTTTAACCGAATAGAACGTGGCTGGATCTATGCTTCTGCCAAGAATGAGAACAATTATGAAGGTTTTGGTACAGACCGTGATATTTATGCGCCAAATTATATTTTCATTAACAACGCGATGATGGCCTACAAAGTCGAGGAAGGGCATCCCAATGAAAAAGATCCTTATTTCTTGCCCAGTGCAAAAGTTATGGGCGCGTACAACAAGCGCCGCAAACCCTTTAGACCTGCCTCTATAATCAATGTTTCTGCCATGAGCTTTGGCTCCTTATCGGCGAAAGCTCTGGAATCTCTAAATCTAGGATGTAAAAAAGCACATGCGTATCACAATACGGGCGAAGGCGGCCTTTCACCCTATCATAAAATGGGAGCTGATGTCATTTTTCACTTTGGTACGGGATATTTTGGCGTGCGCGATGATGATGGGAATTTTTCCATGGAAATGCTTGAAAAACTGGTAGCGGAAAATCCGCAGGTAAAAGCTATAGAAATCAAGCTTTCCCAGGGTGCAAAACCCGGAAAGGGCGGTGTGCTCCCTGCTTCAAAAATAACAAAGGAAATTTCAGAAATACGTAATGTGCCCATGGGCAAAGATGTGCTCTCCCCTCCTACCCACTCGGCATTTAATGGTATAAAAGGTTTATTGGAATTTATTGAACAAATCGCCGAGGCGACGGGACTTCCCGTGGGAATAAAAGCCGCCATTGGCAAACTTGACCAGTGGCGTGACCTGGCAGATCTTATGGTAAAAACCGGAAAAGGCCCTGATTTTATCACTATAGATGGTGGTGAAGGTGGTACGGGTGCCGCGCCGCCCAGTTTTGCGGATCACGTTGCCCTTCCCTGGGTTTACGCGTTCGCAGATATGTACCGCCTTTTTAAAGATCGCCACCTTACCGAACGTATCGTTTTTGTGGGCAGCGGTAAACTGGGACTTCCCGCACAGGCCTCCATGGCATTTGCCATGGGCGTTGATGTCATCAACGTTGCCCGCGAGGCCATGTTGTCTGTAGGTTGCATACAGGCAAAGGTCTGCCATAACAATACCTGCCCTTCTGGCGTGGCTACACAGAACAAATGGTTGCAGGCGGGTATCAATGTTGAAGATAAATCAGTACGTGCTCATTTTTATTTTAAGAATTTTAGAAAAGAGCTTCTTGAGATTACGCATGCCTGCGGTTACGAGCACCCCTGCCAGATGACCATGGAAGATGTTGACTTTAGCCTGGGAGACAAAAACCTGACGCAAACCCTGGCGAGTTCCTTTGGCTATCACAAAATAAAAGTACCTTTTACAAATATGAAAACCCTACAGGAGTGTGAGTTTCTGGGAGGGCATTACAACACAAAACGTGAAATGGTAAAAACGCAAATAGCCGAAAAAGAAGAAGAAGTACGGTATTAA
- a CDS encoding OstA-like protein, with product MPKLKKVCFSLIFLLFHLISLAQDSPKKGKEIRIDSDLEEIDEATYPGALIMRKMDNQVYIQHEGIKMWCDLAFHYQEENFVKAYGNVRINQGDTITMTSRYAEYNGDTQFAYASGQVDMQSPTATLSTDTLYMDRIKQEAFYRSGGTLKDTASTVVSKIGRYFMEQDKYSFIQDVVLTNPEYVIDSEQLDYFSNPGHAYLYGPSTITSDSSVVYCERGFYDTHADIGYFVKNSRIDYDNRTVYGDSLYFDRNNNFASATNNIKVVDTANNSVIRGHYAEVYKAKDSVFITKRAVAITKQENDSIYIHGNRLVVTGKPDDRIVRAYPNVRIFKKDMSGKSDSLVSDQHSGLTKMLGNPILWNGRSQMTGDTIHLKSDPKTDKLDSLKVFDNAFIAQQDSIALSSDPQDLGYNQVSGKTLYGMFKENQLYQVDVVTNAESIIYQRSEEGILQSIDKGKSASLQINFEDQEIVEVTKRKDVVGNAYPLSKFPKKERSFPGLNWRGDEEILKKEDIFKGDQPYELAIIKGIPPPQIEEDFFATNNEDKPQELPEVSELNPEDLENREEDAPKIGIPVNDKATIQRDSLAPQVLPQPGKLKKEKVKKNILKNRKDQ from the coding sequence ATGCCGAAATTGAAAAAAGTCTGTTTTTCACTGATTTTCTTGCTGTTTCATTTGATTTCATTAGCACAGGACAGTCCTAAAAAAGGGAAGGAGATCAGGATAGATTCTGACCTCGAGGAAATTGATGAAGCTACCTATCCGGGTGCGCTTATTATGCGCAAAATGGACAATCAGGTTTATATTCAGCATGAGGGTATAAAAATGTGGTGCGATCTTGCCTTTCATTATCAGGAAGAGAACTTCGTAAAAGCTTATGGAAACGTGCGCATCAACCAGGGAGATACCATAACGATGACCAGCCGCTACGCAGAATATAATGGTGATACCCAGTTTGCGTACGCATCTGGCCAGGTGGATATGCAAAGCCCCACCGCTACCCTTTCTACAGATACGCTCTATATGGACCGTATAAAACAGGAGGCCTTTTACCGCAGCGGCGGAACCCTAAAAGATACCGCAAGTACTGTAGTGAGCAAGATAGGACGTTATTTTATGGAGCAGGATAAATATTCCTTTATCCAGGATGTTGTACTCACTAATCCAGAATATGTCATAGACAGCGAGCAACTGGATTATTTTTCAAATCCCGGGCACGCCTATCTGTATGGCCCATCAACAATTACAAGTGATAGCAGTGTCGTTTATTGTGAACGCGGTTTTTACGACACGCATGCCGATATAGGATATTTTGTGAAAAATTCGCGTATTGACTATGACAACAGAACCGTTTACGGTGACAGTCTCTATTTTGACCGAAACAATAATTTTGCATCGGCCACCAATAATATTAAGGTTGTAGATACAGCAAACAACAGTGTTATACGCGGTCATTATGCCGAAGTTTACAAAGCTAAAGACTCTGTTTTTATCACAAAAAGGGCGGTTGCGATCACCAAGCAGGAAAACGATAGTATTTATATACATGGCAACCGGCTCGTTGTGACGGGCAAGCCGGATGATCGCATTGTCAGGGCGTATCCCAATGTGCGTATTTTCAAAAAAGATATGAGCGGTAAAAGCGATTCCCTGGTAAGCGATCAACATTCTGGCCTCACAAAAATGCTGGGTAATCCCATACTGTGGAACGGCCGTAGCCAGATGACCGGTGATACCATTCATTTAAAAAGCGATCCAAAAACCGATAAATTGGATTCGTTAAAGGTTTTTGACAATGCTTTTATAGCACAACAGGATTCCATAGCATTATCCAGTGATCCACAAGATCTTGGGTACAATCAGGTTTCTGGAAAAACACTTTATGGCATGTTTAAAGAAAACCAACTCTATCAGGTTGATGTAGTGACCAATGCAGAAAGCATCATTTATCAACGTTCCGAAGAGGGGATACTACAGTCTATCGACAAAGGGAAAAGCGCCTCTTTACAGATAAATTTTGAGGATCAGGAAATTGTCGAGGTGACAAAACGCAAAGATGTCGTGGGAAATGCATATCCATTGTCTAAATTTCCTAAGAAAGAACGCTCCTTTCCCGGACTTAATTGGCGCGGAGATGAGGAAATCCTGAAAAAAGAAGATATTTTTAAGGGCGATCAACCCTATGAACTGGCCATTATTAAAGGAATTCCACCGCCACAGATTGAAGAAGACTTTTTTGCAACAAACAATGAAGACAAACCGCAAGAACTCCCCGAAGTCTCAGAACTCAATCCTGAGGATCTTGAAAACCGTGAGGAAGATGCCCCTAAAATTGGTATACCCGTCAACGATAAAGCAACAATACAACGGGATTCGCTTGCTCCGCAGGTCTTGCCTCAACCCGGTAAACTGAAAAAGGAAAAAGTCAAAAAAAATATCCTTAAAAATAGAAAAGACCAGTGA
- a CDS encoding aspartate aminotransferase family protein, with amino-acid sequence MKEDFLNYQAQTTPHPLALEISHAKGSYIYDSYGKEYLDFVAGVSACTLGHTHPSVINAIKEQSEKYLHVMVYGEYAQHPAVALTRLLAEQLPEPLEQTYLVNSGTEAIDGAIKLARRSTGRTQIIAAKKAYHGNTYGALSLMDFKERVAPFEPVIGDVDFITFNAVSDLESITERTAAVVLETIQGGAGFVLPENGYLKKVKKRCEDVGALLVLDEIQPGFGRTGKLFGFQHFDVVPDILVMGKGMGGGMPIGAFTASRERMQLLSDKPKLGHITTFGGHPVIAAAALATLKELLKEDLIAETLEKEKLVRSLLKHPLIEEIRGKGLMLAAIMPEAAIADQAILACQDAGLILFWLLFEGRAIRITPPLTVSYDEIEKGCKILLQVLDTIQK; translated from the coding sequence GTGAAAGAGGACTTTTTAAATTATCAGGCACAGACTACGCCCCACCCTTTGGCTCTTGAGATTTCCCATGCAAAAGGGTCTTACATCTATGATTCCTATGGTAAAGAATATTTAGATTTTGTAGCCGGTGTATCGGCATGTACTCTGGGGCATACACATCCCTCGGTAATAAACGCCATTAAAGAACAAAGTGAGAAGTACCTGCACGTTATGGTGTATGGTGAGTATGCCCAGCACCCAGCGGTAGCGCTCACACGCCTACTTGCAGAACAGTTGCCTGAACCCTTAGAACAAACCTACCTCGTCAATAGTGGTACGGAAGCTATTGATGGAGCAATAAAATTAGCGCGTAGAAGTACGGGAAGGACCCAGATTATCGCCGCAAAAAAGGCGTATCACGGCAATACCTATGGTGCTTTGAGCCTAATGGATTTTAAGGAACGTGTTGCCCCTTTTGAACCCGTCATTGGCGATGTGGATTTCATCACTTTCAATGCGGTTTCAGACCTGGAAAGTATTACTGAACGTACAGCGGCCGTAGTTTTGGAAACCATTCAGGGTGGAGCAGGTTTTGTTTTACCTGAAAATGGATATCTAAAAAAAGTAAAGAAACGCTGCGAGGATGTGGGTGCCCTTCTTGTTTTAGATGAGATCCAACCGGGTTTTGGGCGTACGGGCAAGCTTTTTGGCTTTCAGCATTTTGATGTGGTGCCAGATATTCTCGTTATGGGAAAAGGTATGGGCGGTGGGATGCCCATTGGGGCATTCACAGCTTCAAGGGAACGCATGCAATTGTTGTCAGACAAACCAAAGCTAGGGCATATAACTACCTTTGGCGGGCATCCAGTTATCGCTGCAGCCGCGCTCGCCACGCTAAAAGAGCTTTTAAAAGAGGATCTGATTGCCGAAACCCTTGAAAAAGAAAAACTGGTGCGTAGTCTGCTAAAACATCCTCTAATTGAAGAAATTAGGGGAAAAGGACTTATGCTTGCTGCCATTATGCCAGAAGCCGCTATCGCAGACCAGGCTATTCTTGCCTGTCAGGATGCCGGTCTTATCTTATTCTGGCTACTCTTTGAAGGCCGTGCCATCCGCATCACCCCGCCCCTTACGGTGAGCTACGACGAAATCGAAAAGGGATGTAAAATACTTTTACAGGTTCTGGATACTATTCAAAAGTAA
- a CDS encoding tetratricopeptide repeat protein — MKFNHEEDFPLIRFESMLKTNHVVFFDSEEFEDIVNHYLENGKMALAKKAVKLGLDQHPTSSNLKLFGIEILIFENKLEEADRLLNELYLIEPQNEEIFIQKANIFSKQDNHAKAVELLESALELTEDDADIYSLIGMEYLFMEDFQNAKFNFMKCLEVDEDDYASLYNIIYCFDFLDQHEEAIEYLNMFLNKNPYSEVAWHQVGKQYFDLKLYDKALAAYDFAIISDDTFIGAYFEKGKVLEKLGKFNEAIENYQITLGLDDPTSFAYLRIGKCYLKLKCDDLALDYFSKTVHEDPLLDKGWIAITDFYVRKMDYQKALYYINKAINIDGENVLYWKRYAKINDRLKFYEEAERGYSRTLELGNYELKTWISRTDILTNLGEFEASIENLHQAIEFYPENPEIEFRLAGLYFTLGEDLKGHFHLSNGLNLEPEYEMILEELFPYAYAKKSVQQKILQAKSS; from the coding sequence ATGAAATTCAATCACGAAGAAGATTTCCCGCTTATCCGTTTTGAATCGATGTTAAAAACGAATCATGTGGTTTTCTTTGATTCAGAAGAGTTTGAAGATATTGTGAATCATTATCTGGAAAACGGTAAAATGGCCCTTGCCAAAAAAGCCGTTAAACTCGGTCTTGATCAGCATCCCACGTCGTCAAACCTTAAATTGTTCGGTATAGAAATCCTGATCTTTGAGAATAAGCTTGAAGAAGCTGATCGTCTCTTAAATGAGCTGTATCTTATAGAACCTCAAAATGAAGAGATTTTTATTCAAAAGGCAAATATTTTTTCTAAGCAGGACAACCACGCAAAAGCAGTAGAGCTTTTAGAGTCGGCCCTTGAACTTACAGAGGATGACGCAGATATCTATTCCCTTATAGGTATGGAATATCTTTTTATGGAAGATTTTCAAAATGCCAAATTCAATTTCATGAAATGTCTTGAAGTTGATGAGGACGATTATGCCTCACTTTATAATATAATTTACTGTTTTGATTTTCTTGATCAGCATGAGGAGGCCATTGAGTATCTTAATATGTTCCTGAACAAGAATCCATATAGCGAAGTGGCCTGGCATCAGGTGGGCAAGCAATATTTTGACTTAAAACTTTACGACAAAGCCCTTGCAGCGTATGATTTTGCCATCATAAGTGATGACACTTTTATAGGTGCGTATTTCGAAAAAGGAAAAGTACTTGAAAAACTGGGTAAATTCAATGAAGCCATTGAAAACTATCAGATAACCCTGGGCCTTGATGACCCTACTTCGTTTGCTTACCTGCGCATTGGGAAATGTTATTTAAAACTTAAGTGTGATGATCTGGCGCTGGATTACTTCAGCAAAACCGTACATGAAGATCCTTTGCTTGATAAAGGCTGGATTGCGATAACCGACTTCTACGTGCGCAAAATGGATTATCAAAAGGCGCTGTATTATATAAACAAAGCCATCAATATAGACGGTGAAAATGTACTGTACTGGAAACGGTATGCTAAAATAAACGACCGTCTTAAATTTTATGAAGAGGCAGAACGCGGCTACAGCAGAACGCTTGAACTTGGTAATTATGAACTTAAAACCTGGATTTCAAGGACTGATATTTTAACCAATTTAGGTGAATTTGAAGCCAGTATCGAGAATTTGCACCAGGCAATTGAATTTTACCCTGAAAATCCTGAAATTGAGTTCCGTTTGGCAGGTTTATATTTCACACTGGGTGAAGATTTAAAAGGACATTTTCACCTCAGTAACGGCCTCAACCTGGAGCCTGAATATGAGATGATCCTTGAAGAACTCTTTCCATACGCTTACGCAAAAAAATCTGTGCAACAGAAAATACTACAGGCCAAAAGTTCCTAA
- a CDS encoding DUF368 domain-containing protein: MPKSRKPFDYFVITLKGLAMGAADVVPGVSGGTIAFIAGIYEELISTIDQLDTGFFKVWKKEGFKNAFQTYNISFLLALFGGIAISILSLAKLITFLLEVYPLLLWAFFFGLIIASIVYIGKQITNYNVGVIIAGILGIVISYYITIAEPVQTPNSYLFIFLSGFIAIIAMILPGISGSFILLLLGSYAVILGTVQRFVDSLVATDWDAFKDAFLKLLTFMLGCVIGLKVFSKALTYLFKNYQNITLSLLTGFMIGALNKVWPWKEVLSFRENSHGEQVPLLEKSILPTDFDGDPKIILVIVFTIIGFLTIFLLERFANSKEKNEY, encoded by the coding sequence ATGCCAAAATCACGGAAACCGTTTGATTATTTTGTAATTACGTTAAAAGGTCTGGCCATGGGTGCAGCAGACGTTGTGCCGGGTGTTTCTGGTGGCACTATTGCGTTTATTGCGGGCATTTACGAAGAATTGATCTCTACGATTGATCAGCTCGATACCGGTTTTTTCAAAGTATGGAAAAAAGAGGGCTTTAAAAATGCTTTTCAAACGTACAACATATCCTTTCTACTGGCATTATTTGGCGGTATCGCCATAAGTATCCTGTCACTGGCTAAACTGATAACTTTTCTATTAGAAGTTTATCCGCTTCTCTTGTGGGCATTTTTCTTTGGGTTGATCATTGCCAGCATCGTTTATATTGGTAAGCAGATAACAAATTATAATGTAGGTGTGATCATAGCCGGTATTTTAGGTATAGTTATTTCTTATTATATCACTATCGCAGAACCTGTACAAACGCCCAACAGTTATCTTTTTATTTTCCTTTCAGGCTTTATTGCGATCATTGCAATGATTTTACCTGGAATATCAGGATCTTTTATTTTGTTGCTCCTTGGATCTTACGCTGTGATCCTGGGGACTGTGCAACGCTTTGTAGATAGCCTTGTGGCTACGGACTGGGACGCGTTTAAAGATGCTTTCCTAAAGTTACTCACCTTTATGCTGGGTTGCGTTATAGGCCTCAAAGTATTCTCAAAAGCGCTTACCTACCTGTTTAAAAACTATCAGAATATCACACTTTCTTTGCTTACCGGTTTTATGATAGGCGCTTTGAATAAAGTCTGGCCATGGAAAGAAGTACTTTCATTTAGGGAAAACAGTCACGGCGAGCAAGTGCCACTTCTGGAAAAAAGTATCCTTCCTACGGACTTTGATGGAGATCCAAAAATAATATTGGTAATAGTATTCACTATCATTGGTTTTCTCACTATTTTTCTATTGGAACGATTTGCTAACTCCAAAGAGAAAAATGAATATTGA
- a CDS encoding DUF368 domain-containing protein — MNIETRTFSDKIWLILKGLAMGAANKVPGVSGGVVAYVVGFYEEFIQSLQKVNGKAFKLLLNGRFRSFVQYVNGKFLGLLMLGMVISYFSVSKVLDLAIESYPLYVWSAFFGMIIGSIYYIAKDFEAWTRKNITILLLGVIAGVGISLLEPAAQNDDLIFVFFCGIISVSGMTLPGLSGSFILILIGNYVLLLVDSVNALYDTLFSIAQWDFSFVDSATHMRLLQVLAVFTLGSLVGLVTLSNFLGYLLKNFKNETNALIIGFITGSLGVVWPWKIFIYERTAEGTIKLDRVGDPVLQNYDRFLPTEFSVENVVALAFIIFGILIVFALGRYGDKNKENGQIRIDRKEH; from the coding sequence ATGAATATTGAAACCCGAACGTTTTCAGACAAAATCTGGCTGATTCTTAAAGGTCTTGCCATGGGCGCGGCCAATAAAGTACCCGGTGTTTCTGGTGGTGTGGTTGCTTATGTTGTGGGTTTTTATGAAGAATTTATTCAATCCCTGCAAAAAGTAAATGGTAAAGCTTTCAAGCTACTTTTAAATGGGCGTTTCCGAAGTTTTGTTCAATATGTGAATGGCAAGTTCCTTGGACTTCTTATGCTTGGGATGGTTATCAGTTATTTTAGTGTTTCAAAAGTATTGGACCTTGCGATAGAATCCTATCCACTCTACGTATGGAGTGCATTTTTTGGGATGATCATAGGCAGTATTTATTACATAGCAAAAGATTTTGAAGCCTGGACGCGTAAAAATATTACGATTTTATTGTTGGGCGTTATTGCGGGTGTTGGCATTAGTTTGCTGGAACCGGCCGCACAGAACGACGATCTGATTTTTGTGTTCTTCTGTGGTATAATAAGCGTTTCAGGAATGACACTTCCAGGTCTTTCCGGTTCATTTATTCTCATTTTAATAGGCAATTATGTACTGCTTTTAGTAGATTCTGTCAATGCGCTTTATGATACCCTTTTCAGTATTGCCCAGTGGGATTTTTCTTTTGTTGACAGCGCTACGCATATGCGTCTGCTTCAGGTACTTGCGGTATTTACACTAGGTTCGCTTGTAGGCCTGGTTACACTATCCAACTTTTTAGGGTATCTTCTCAAAAATTTTAAAAATGAGACTAACGCGTTGATCATTGGTTTCATTACAGGCTCCCTTGGCGTGGTATGGCCATGGAAAATATTTATTTATGAACGTACGGCTGAAGGAACGATAAAATTGGATCGCGTGGGGGATCCCGTTCTCCAGAACTACGACCGCTTTTTGCCTACTGAATTTTCAGTGGAAAATGTGGTCGCCCTGGCATTTATTATTTTTGGTATATTGATCGTTTTTGCTTTGGGCAGGTATGGCGATAAAAACAAAGAAAATGGACAAATTCGGATTGATAGGAAAGAACATTGA